In one window of Verrucomicrobiota bacterium JB022 DNA:
- a CDS encoding LacI family DNA-binding transcriptional regulator → MPRASSKSSRLDKTGILSIAEELGVSASTVSRALRSETSHLVSSERRKEILDLAERRGFTPNPGARMLRRGVNTSLSVIVPLDESIFFSEFYGRFLAGTLRAAASRGWDVQIRTLKRGPDHDLREAMQQVSLDTSGVIYLAEPLSREELAQLKGYRRPLVLTKAALPRRIEVSDLSLPVVGVDNVEGARSAVRLLHQLGHRRLGLLLGPADSSRDAYERDMGYREAMQALALDARPDWILQGSFSFEGGRAMMERLLQGPERPTALCCASDEIAFGAITALQAAGLRCPEDISIVGFDDGLWATMARPTLTTVRQPLADLAERAVAVIVEAASATGKAKPVRSQPADLSASLVIRDSTRVA, encoded by the coding sequence ATGCCACGTGCTTCTTCCAAATCTTCCCGGCTCGATAAAACGGGCATCCTTTCGATCGCGGAAGAGCTCGGCGTCTCGGCCTCGACGGTCTCCCGCGCCTTGCGCTCCGAGACGTCGCACCTCGTGAGCAGCGAGCGACGCAAGGAGATCCTCGACCTCGCCGAACGGCGCGGCTTTACGCCCAACCCCGGGGCGCGCATGCTCCGCCGGGGCGTCAATACCTCGCTCTCGGTCATCGTGCCGCTCGATGAGAGCATCTTTTTCTCGGAGTTCTACGGGCGCTTCCTCGCCGGCACCCTGCGTGCCGCCGCCTCGCGTGGGTGGGACGTGCAGATCCGCACCCTCAAGCGCGGACCCGATCACGACCTGCGCGAAGCGATGCAGCAGGTGAGCCTCGACACTTCGGGCGTTATCTACCTGGCCGAGCCGCTCTCACGCGAAGAGCTGGCGCAGCTCAAGGGCTACCGGCGGCCGCTCGTATTGACGAAGGCCGCCCTGCCTCGCCGCATCGAAGTCTCGGATCTGTCCCTTCCCGTCGTGGGGGTCGACAACGTGGAGGGTGCGCGCTCGGCCGTGCGCCTGTTGCACCAGCTCGGGCACCGGCGGCTGGGCCTCTTGCTGGGGCCGGCGGATTCCTCGCGCGATGCCTACGAGCGCGATATGGGCTACCGCGAAGCCATGCAGGCGCTCGCGCTCGATGCCCGGCCCGACTGGATCCTGCAGGGCTCGTTTTCGTTTGAAGGGGGCAGGGCAATGATGGAGCGCCTGCTGCAAGGCCCGGAGCGGCCGACGGCGCTTTGTTGCGCGAGCGATGAGATTGCTTTTGGCGCGATCACGGCCCTGCAGGCGGCGGGCTTGCGCTGCCCGGAGGATATTTCGATCGTGGGCTTCGACGACGGCTTGTGGGCGACGATGGCCCGGCCGACGCTCACCACCGTGCGCCAGCCCTTGGCCGACCTCGCCGAGCGCGCGGTGGCCGTGATCGTGGAGGCCGCGAGTGCCACAGGCAAGGCGAAGCCCGTGCGTTCCCAACCGGCCGACTTGTCGGCGTCGCTGGTGATTCGCGATTCGACCCGGGTGGCCTGA
- a CDS encoding TonB-dependent receptor, with product MNQIAPWKCLPVSVLTLGLPFAVLAQAPADSDSIAPITTTAQDPAATPAAPTPPPATTSTTPDPDMPVYELEAFAVNAGDDVGYTAVDSLAGGRINTPLKLTPSSVSSLTSVFIEDLGITTVRDALKWSPNVVPTDQSAGRRLGAPFQDWSFNYRSAGAGQQGGPGPTRNYFSFYQNADSYNVDRIEFLRGPNSIVFGLGTVGGTLAIYTKRAQLNRDFTTLTGILDSNGGARFELDTNQRLTEQLAVRVNAVADDFKGWQENDNGEFRAATVAFMYRPTARTSITFEAEYADRERTLFGTTIGDEVSGWDGQTNSATWGAAPTGGAVDATQPIQNAGGWGDWLTSYPVYIPGQDPQIQPWAGGFASNTSMPNGVKLNYAPHAGFYPEEVRFHDGTDWYSTDQIPVLPDDDWSYGSGVADTEYKDFTLTVEHKFNENFEGTVAVYRYEDNVTAKSYEPTDGAAIDINQQLPNGQPNPNYGKAFADFFLSQQDQSRTVTEARVQLNYRFGGTFMDKRWDQLFSASAAYKELEINAHQYLGFNVAPADMPDTSQWQQHLVWGRLYLDNPNQLIMPEQGVYYAQQPIGYWYDFDDTFKLKDFAFLSHTRLFDESLSILAGVRYDTYTEDILEYRRDDGMDRFSKQEGDGTTYSVGGIYYYKFLGLFANYSQNIQPPNPGSQPLLSGERPDPEEGSGHEFGVRISTEDHKYYLTITRYDTQSEGRLIENPVGLRGIWDRYNDATNPGAQSPIVAYSDTTSVDVKGWEFEMTANPTRNLRLQASYAKPTAEVVDYYPDSRAYFDANIDTWNAGVQNASSPQAAEDLQNQIDNVRDALDQAVPGAIVSGSVKYTASFFATYTFLDDQPLDGLSIGAGMSLTGRRYAGVYDGRTYWGDDVSTTDMVIAYETEIRNLPVRFALNIDNVFDRNDPIVTDYHYTYVDRSGDRIASGWYMQAPRTFKFTARVTF from the coding sequence ATGAACCAGATTGCGCCCTGGAAGTGCCTCCCCGTCAGCGTCCTGACCCTCGGGCTTCCCTTCGCGGTTCTCGCCCAAGCTCCCGCCGACTCCGACTCGATCGCCCCGATCACCACCACGGCCCAAGACCCTGCCGCCACGCCTGCCGCTCCCACGCCTCCGCCCGCCACGACTTCCACCACGCCCGACCCGGATATGCCGGTCTACGAGCTGGAGGCCTTCGCGGTGAATGCCGGCGACGATGTCGGCTACACTGCAGTGGACTCCCTGGCCGGTGGCCGTATCAATACGCCTCTCAAGCTCACCCCGTCGTCCGTCTCATCGCTGACCAGCGTTTTCATCGAAGACCTTGGCATCACCACCGTGCGCGATGCCCTCAAGTGGTCGCCTAACGTCGTCCCGACCGACCAAAGCGCGGGCCGCCGCCTGGGGGCGCCGTTTCAGGACTGGTCGTTCAATTACCGCAGCGCCGGTGCCGGTCAACAAGGCGGCCCCGGGCCCACGCGCAACTATTTTTCGTTTTACCAGAATGCCGACAGCTACAACGTCGACCGGATTGAATTCCTGCGCGGCCCTAACTCCATCGTTTTCGGCCTGGGCACCGTCGGCGGCACGCTGGCCATCTACACCAAGCGCGCGCAGCTCAACCGCGACTTTACCACCCTTACGGGCATTCTCGACAGCAATGGCGGCGCCCGCTTCGAGCTGGATACCAACCAGCGCCTGACTGAACAACTGGCCGTGCGTGTCAACGCCGTGGCCGACGACTTCAAGGGCTGGCAGGAAAACGACAACGGCGAATTCCGCGCCGCCACCGTTGCCTTCATGTATCGCCCGACCGCGCGCACCTCGATCACCTTCGAGGCGGAATACGCGGACCGGGAACGCACGCTCTTTGGCACCACGATCGGCGATGAAGTCTCCGGTTGGGACGGCCAGACCAATTCGGCCACCTGGGGTGCCGCGCCCACCGGAGGTGCGGTCGATGCCACGCAGCCGATCCAGAACGCGGGCGGCTGGGGCGACTGGCTGACTTCATACCCGGTTTACATCCCCGGGCAGGACCCGCAGATCCAACCCTGGGCGGGCGGTTTTGCTTCCAATACCTCGATGCCCAACGGGGTGAAGCTCAATTACGCTCCGCACGCCGGCTTCTACCCCGAAGAGGTCCGCTTCCACGATGGCACCGACTGGTATTCGACCGACCAGATCCCTGTGTTGCCCGACGACGACTGGTCTTACGGCAGCGGCGTGGCCGACACCGAATACAAGGACTTCACGCTCACGGTGGAGCACAAGTTCAACGAGAACTTCGAAGGCACCGTTGCCGTCTACCGCTACGAAGACAACGTCACCGCCAAGTCTTACGAGCCGACCGACGGGGCCGCTATCGACATCAACCAGCAGCTGCCCAACGGCCAGCCCAACCCGAATTACGGCAAGGCCTTTGCGGACTTTTTCCTCAGCCAGCAAGACCAGAGCCGCACCGTCACCGAGGCGCGCGTGCAGTTGAACTACCGCTTTGGCGGCACCTTCATGGACAAGCGCTGGGACCAGCTCTTCAGCGCGTCCGCCGCCTACAAGGAGCTTGAGATCAACGCGCACCAGTATCTCGGTTTCAACGTCGCCCCGGCCGATATGCCCGATACGAGCCAGTGGCAGCAGCACCTTGTGTGGGGCCGCCTCTACCTCGACAATCCGAACCAGCTGATCATGCCGGAGCAGGGGGTCTACTACGCCCAGCAACCCATCGGCTACTGGTACGACTTCGACGACACCTTCAAGCTGAAGGACTTCGCCTTCCTCTCTCACACCCGTCTTTTTGATGAGAGCCTGAGCATTCTCGCCGGCGTGCGTTACGATACCTACACCGAGGATATCCTAGAATATCGTCGCGACGACGGGATGGACCGCTTCTCCAAGCAGGAGGGCGATGGCACGACCTACTCGGTGGGCGGCATCTACTACTACAAGTTCCTCGGCCTCTTCGCCAATTACTCGCAAAACATCCAGCCGCCCAACCCCGGCTCGCAGCCGCTGCTGAGCGGTGAGCGCCCCGATCCCGAAGAAGGCAGCGGCCACGAGTTTGGCGTGCGCATCTCGACCGAAGACCACAAGTATTACCTGACGATCACGCGCTACGACACGCAGTCGGAAGGGCGCCTGATCGAAAACCCGGTCGGCTTGCGCGGCATCTGGGATCGCTACAACGATGCGACCAATCCCGGCGCGCAGAGCCCCATTGTGGCCTATTCCGATACGACCTCAGTGGACGTAAAGGGCTGGGAGTTTGAGATGACGGCGAACCCGACACGCAACCTCCGCCTGCAGGCCAGCTACGCCAAGCCGACCGCCGAAGTGGTGGACTACTACCCCGACTCCCGCGCCTACTTCGATGCCAACATCGACACCTGGAATGCGGGCGTCCAGAACGCCAGTTCGCCGCAAGCGGCGGAAGATCTGCAGAACCAGATCGACAATGTGCGCGATGCGCTCGATCAGGCGGTGCCGGGCGCCATTGTGTCGGGCTCGGTCAAATACACCGCCAGCTTCTTCGCGACGTATACCTTCCTCGACGATCAGCCGCTGGACGGTCTCTCGATCGGCGCGGGTATGTCGCTGACGGGGCGCCGTTATGCGGGCGTCTACGATGGCCGCACCTATTGGGGCGACGACGTGTCGACTACCGATATGGTGATCGCCTACGAGACGGAGATCCGCAACCTGCCGGTGCGCTTCGCGCTCAACATCGACAACGTCTTCGATCGCAACGACCCGATCGTGACGGACTACCACTATACCTACGTCGACCGCAGCGGAGACCGCATCGCGAGCGGCTGGTATATGCAGGCGCCCCGCACCTTCAAGTTTACGGCCCGCGTCACTTTCTAG
- a CDS encoding glycoside hydrolase family 31 protein gives MNTLPFSRRETSLLCLLGLLIFVAARAQAYVERATGFSGLVGDRIALFLPADLPIEQMPPSLALLERPEPKGALPEGWQVQPQFFLGDERTRVTIEVPPGTSLYGTGEVTGPLERSGQNVTLWNRDNYGYRDNGGHQLYQSHPWVLAVRPDGTAFGMLADTTWRSEIALDGKIEFTSEGPWFPVIVIERESPQEVVSALADLTGHMPLPPRWALGYQQSRWSYYPDTRVREIADELRQRRLPTDVIWMDIDYMDGFRVFTFDPTGFPEPHAVNRYLHEHNFKAVWMIDPGIKVDPDYFIYEAGTEGDMWVQDAFGQPFVGDVWPGPCVFPDYTRPEVREWWADLYGDFMATGIDGVWNDMNEPAVANVPSKTMPPHNWHRGGGDLPAGPHARYHNVYGMLMVQATREGILDAKPDKRPFVLTRANFLGGHRYAATWTGDNLSTWEHLKWSIPMTLNLGLSGQPFNGPDIGGFGGDAEADLYANWIAVGSLFPFARGHATKDSNAKEPWAFGEEVEGVARTALERRYRLLPYLYTLFEQSARNGLPVMRPTFFADPTNAELRGEDETFLLGDDLLVVPVWASAPAPLPGTWRPISLVGEPATGDPYQPVLKLRGGAILPLGRVVQSTVEDSLQPLTLVVSLNEYGKAQGTLYEDAGDGFGYRNGDFLRTTYRAERRGQEVHVTVAATEGDRARPRRPVVVELVTDHGVTRAEGIDGQPVVIPLRN, from the coding sequence ATGAACACCCTGCCTTTTTCCCGACGCGAAACGTCTCTGCTGTGCCTGCTCGGCCTGCTGATCTTTGTCGCCGCGCGCGCCCAGGCCTATGTCGAGCGCGCGACCGGCTTCAGCGGCCTCGTCGGCGACCGGATCGCACTGTTTCTCCCCGCCGATCTGCCCATCGAGCAGATGCCGCCATCCCTTGCCCTGCTGGAGCGGCCGGAGCCGAAAGGCGCGTTGCCAGAGGGCTGGCAGGTGCAGCCGCAGTTTTTCCTCGGCGATGAGCGCACGCGGGTGACGATCGAAGTGCCGCCCGGCACCAGCCTCTACGGCACGGGCGAAGTCACCGGCCCGCTTGAGCGTTCGGGCCAGAATGTGACGCTCTGGAACCGCGACAACTACGGCTACCGCGACAACGGGGGGCACCAGCTCTACCAGTCGCACCCGTGGGTACTGGCGGTCCGGCCCGATGGCACTGCCTTCGGGATGCTGGCCGACACCACCTGGCGCAGCGAGATCGCGCTCGACGGCAAGATCGAGTTTACGAGCGAGGGTCCCTGGTTCCCCGTCATCGTGATCGAGCGCGAGTCGCCGCAGGAAGTTGTCTCGGCGTTGGCCGACCTGACGGGTCACATGCCGCTGCCGCCGCGCTGGGCGCTGGGCTACCAGCAGAGCCGCTGGTCGTATTACCCCGACACGCGGGTGCGTGAGATTGCCGATGAGCTTCGCCAGCGCCGCCTCCCGACCGACGTGATCTGGATGGACATCGACTACATGGACGGCTTCCGCGTCTTCACCTTCGATCCCACTGGTTTCCCGGAGCCCCACGCGGTCAACCGCTACCTGCACGAGCACAACTTCAAGGCGGTGTGGATGATCGACCCGGGGATCAAGGTCGACCCGGATTACTTTATCTACGAGGCCGGGACGGAGGGCGACATGTGGGTGCAGGACGCCTTTGGGCAGCCGTTTGTGGGCGATGTGTGGCCGGGGCCCTGCGTCTTCCCGGATTACACACGCCCGGAAGTCCGCGAGTGGTGGGCCGATTTGTATGGCGACTTCATGGCCACCGGGATCGACGGCGTCTGGAACGACATGAATGAGCCCGCCGTGGCCAACGTGCCCAGCAAGACGATGCCGCCGCACAACTGGCACCGGGGTGGGGGCGACCTGCCGGCAGGGCCGCACGCCCGATACCACAACGTCTACGGCATGCTCATGGTGCAGGCCACGCGGGAAGGCATCCTCGATGCAAAGCCCGACAAGCGCCCCTTTGTGCTCACGCGCGCCAATTTTCTGGGCGGCCACCGCTACGCCGCCACCTGGACGGGCGACAACCTTTCGACTTGGGAGCACCTCAAGTGGTCGATCCCCATGACGCTCAACCTCGGCCTTTCCGGCCAGCCCTTCAACGGGCCCGACATCGGGGGCTTCGGCGGCGATGCGGAGGCCGACCTTTATGCCAACTGGATCGCGGTCGGCAGCCTGTTCCCGTTTGCCCGGGGCCACGCGACCAAAGACTCCAACGCCAAGGAGCCGTGGGCCTTCGGCGAAGAGGTGGAGGGCGTTGCCCGCACCGCACTGGAGCGGCGCTATCGGCTGTTGCCCTACCTCTACACGCTCTTTGAGCAGAGCGCGCGCAACGGCTTGCCGGTGATGCGCCCCACCTTCTTTGCCGACCCGACCAACGCCGAGCTGCGCGGAGAGGACGAGACCTTCCTGCTCGGTGATGACCTGCTGGTGGTACCCGTCTGGGCCTCGGCTCCCGCCCCGTTGCCGGGCACCTGGCGCCCCATCTCGCTGGTCGGCGAGCCGGCGACGGGCGACCCCTACCAGCCGGTGCTGAAGCTGCGCGGCGGGGCCATCCTGCCGCTGGGCCGCGTGGTCCAGAGCACGGTGGAAGACTCGTTGCAGCCGTTGACGCTGGTGGTGTCGCTCAACGAATACGGCAAGGCCCAAGGCACGCTGTATGAGGACGCGGGCGACGGCTTTGGCTACCGCAACGGCGACTTTCTCCGCACGACCTACCGCGCAGAGCGCCGCGGGCAGGAGGTGCACGTGACGGTGGCCGCAACCGAAGGGGATCGTGCCCGCCCGCGCCGCCCGGTGGTGGTCGAACTGGTGACCGACCATGGCGTGACGCGCGCGGAAGGTATCGACGGCCAGCCAGTGGTCATCCCGTTACGTAATTGA
- a CDS encoding glucoamylase family protein — MKLPALTLAMISLAAASAHPQSFYDRHVFFDFSSSPHAAEYSGSRVIAPSTLETHEGRFPVDTKRFHSAPNGLRLHWRSAPGGDWQIDVQIPRRYARTFHFEGDALSFWVYPEDEVTYHNSPLVFLRDSAGNGTGTVRLVKDQETLPAGRWTRVTLPFASFHEGLYQGTADPKFRPAELISVAFMQGLDDDEDRTLYLDDFFVHPQDFDDTTPPSVPTRLRAQGAERHVDLSWQPSEADDLLQYRIYRSDDGETFRPIGLQQGHLTRFEDFVGEPGQTVFYQVSAVDLAGNESPLTAPVQAETRPMSDDELLTMVQEACFRYYWEAAHPSSGLAPEVYPGDRKLVALGGNGFGVMALLVATERGFVTREQAIGRMQKILGFLDRAERFHGVWPHFLDAETGKAVPFFGKYDNGGDLVETAFMIQGLLAARQYFDRDTSAERAIRETITRFWEEVEWDWYRKSEDSRYLYWHWSPDHGFHISHPLIGWNETLIIYLLAIASPTHPVPADLYHTGFAGTADEAVKYRQTWSRTTEGDHYVNGNTYYGIPLEVGSGSGSDLFFAHFSFLGFDPRGRRDAYTNYFENNRAIALISQAYAIDNPRGFDGYGADCWGLSAGINTGGGRAQPRDDNGTINVMASLASMPYTPDESMAALKHFYRVLGDRVWGVYGFHDGFNQSQGWFEEVYMALNQAPITVMIENHRSGLVWDLFMANPEIQPALDAIGFHADPAE; from the coding sequence ATGAAGCTCCCAGCCCTGACCCTTGCCATGATCAGCCTCGCGGCCGCTTCGGCTCATCCCCAGTCCTTCTACGACCGCCACGTCTTTTTCGACTTCAGCTCATCGCCCCACGCCGCTGAATACAGCGGCAGCCGGGTGATCGCGCCCAGCACGTTGGAGACCCATGAAGGCCGCTTCCCGGTCGACACCAAGCGTTTTCACAGCGCGCCCAACGGCCTGCGCCTGCACTGGCGGTCTGCCCCCGGCGGCGACTGGCAGATCGACGTGCAGATCCCCCGTCGCTACGCCCGCACCTTCCACTTCGAGGGCGACGCGCTCAGCTTCTGGGTCTACCCGGAGGACGAAGTCACCTACCACAACTCCCCGCTCGTGTTCCTGCGCGACAGTGCGGGCAACGGCACCGGCACCGTCCGCCTGGTCAAAGATCAGGAGACCCTGCCTGCCGGGAGGTGGACCCGTGTCACCTTGCCCTTCGCCAGCTTCCACGAGGGCCTGTACCAGGGAACTGCCGATCCCAAGTTCCGCCCGGCCGAGCTGATCAGCGTAGCCTTTATGCAGGGGCTGGACGATGACGAAGACCGCACGCTTTATCTCGACGATTTTTTCGTCCACCCGCAGGACTTCGACGACACCACTCCTCCGTCGGTGCCGACGCGCCTGCGTGCCCAAGGGGCGGAGCGTCACGTCGACCTGAGCTGGCAGCCGAGCGAGGCCGACGACCTGCTGCAATACCGCATCTACCGGTCCGACGACGGCGAGACGTTTCGGCCCATCGGCCTCCAGCAGGGGCATTTGACGCGGTTCGAGGACTTTGTGGGCGAGCCGGGCCAGACGGTCTTCTACCAGGTCAGCGCGGTCGATCTGGCGGGTAACGAATCGCCCCTGACCGCGCCGGTGCAGGCCGAGACCCGCCCGATGAGCGACGACGAGTTGCTGACGATGGTGCAGGAGGCTTGCTTCCGCTACTATTGGGAGGCTGCGCACCCGTCATCGGGTCTTGCCCCGGAGGTCTACCCCGGCGATCGCAAGCTGGTGGCGCTGGGGGGTAACGGCTTTGGCGTGATGGCCTTGCTGGTGGCGACGGAGCGGGGCTTCGTCACGCGTGAGCAGGCAATCGGCCGCATGCAGAAGATTCTCGGCTTCCTGGACCGGGCGGAGCGCTTCCATGGCGTGTGGCCGCACTTCCTCGATGCCGAGACGGGCAAAGCGGTGCCGTTTTTTGGCAAATACGACAACGGGGGCGATCTGGTCGAAACGGCCTTCATGATCCAGGGCCTGTTGGCGGCGCGGCAGTATTTCGACCGCGACACGTCTGCCGAGCGCGCGATCCGCGAGACGATTACACGATTTTGGGAAGAGGTGGAGTGGGATTGGTATCGCAAGAGCGAAGACAGCCGCTACCTCTACTGGCACTGGTCGCCCGACCACGGCTTCCACATCAGCCACCCGCTGATCGGCTGGAACGAGACCTTGATCATCTACCTGCTGGCCATCGCTTCGCCGACCCACCCGGTGCCGGCAGACCTCTACCACACGGGCTTTGCGGGCACTGCCGACGAGGCGGTGAAATACCGGCAGACCTGGAGCCGCACGACCGAGGGCGACCATTACGTGAACGGCAATACCTACTACGGCATCCCGCTGGAGGTGGGTAGCGGCTCCGGCTCGGACCTGTTTTTTGCGCATTTCTCGTTCCTGGGCTTCGATCCGCGCGGTCGTCGCGACGCTTATACGAATTACTTCGAGAACAACCGGGCCATCGCCTTGATCAGCCAGGCCTACGCTATCGACAACCCCCGCGGCTTCGACGGCTACGGCGCCGATTGCTGGGGCCTCTCCGCCGGCATCAATACGGGCGGCGGACGGGCTCAGCCCCGCGACGACAACGGCACGATCAACGTCATGGCCTCGCTGGCCTCCATGCCTTACACGCCCGATGAGTCGATGGCCGCGCTCAAGCACTTTTACCGCGTGTTGGGAGATCGCGTGTGGGGCGTCTACGGCTTCCACGACGGTTTCAACCAGTCTCAAGGCTGGTTCGAGGAAGTCTACATGGCGCTCAATCAGGCACCCATCACGGTCATGATCGAGAACCACCGGAGCGGCCTCGTCTGGGATCTTTTTATGGCCAACCCCGAGATCCAGCCTGCGCTCGACGCCATCGGCTTCCATGCCGACCCCGCAGAATAA
- a CDS encoding glycoside hydrolase family 3 N-terminal domain-containing protein, with protein sequence MNQTILRMSLAFAVSLGLGPSGQAQTPPVSTPPAANEAEMRAFIDDLLAQMTLEEKVGQLNQAPGAWNDTGPAVPEVGVDEIRKGAIGSFLSVYGSDVTREMQRIAVEESRLGIPLLFAHDVIHGFRTIFPVPLAEASSWDPEAAELSARIAAVEATAHGVHWTYAPMVDIARDPRWGRIVEGSGEDPYLGAVMAAARVRGFQGTELTALDTLLACAKHFAAYGAAEGGRDYNTVEISERALREVYFPPFQAAADAGVATFMASFNDIGGVPAHASSFLFNDVLRGEWGWNGLVVSDYTGIQELMDHGVAASLLDAGLQGIHGGVDIDMLSKAYLLLPHAIDDGRIDTQVIDAAVRRVLEAKWKLGLFEDPYRYSDMERQKALTLTPEHRAAAREVAQKSIVLLKNDRKVLPLSKDIASLAVIGPLADDAHSAIGNWAAAGRPEDAVTVLEGIRRALPDTEIHFTKGADVATEDTSGFVRAVEAARAADAVVLVLGEHRDMSAEAKSRTSLDLPGVQRELAEAVLETGKPVVVVLMNGRPLSIGWLDENIPAIVESWFLGVETGNAVADVLFGDVNPSGKLPITFPRTVGQVPIYYNHRQTGRPADATDMYTSKYIDAPWTPLYVFGHGLSYTEFDYDHLSVSSEKITPEQPITVEFDVRNTGDRAGVEVVQLYIQDVVGTTARPVRELRRFERVPLEPGETKRISFTLQPEDLACLSPQLEWRVEPGQFKVYVGGSSAAELNRSFSVEPATTASTQP encoded by the coding sequence ATGAATCAAACGATACTGCGCATGAGCCTGGCCTTTGCCGTCAGTCTGGGGTTGGGCCCTTCGGGGCAAGCCCAGACGCCTCCCGTTTCCACCCCGCCCGCGGCCAATGAGGCCGAGATGCGAGCCTTTATCGACGACCTCCTCGCGCAAATGACGCTGGAGGAAAAGGTCGGTCAACTCAACCAAGCCCCCGGTGCCTGGAACGACACCGGCCCCGCCGTGCCCGAAGTGGGTGTCGACGAGATCCGCAAGGGCGCCATCGGTTCGTTCCTCAGCGTCTACGGCAGCGATGTGACGCGGGAGATGCAGCGCATCGCCGTCGAGGAATCGCGCTTGGGCATCCCGCTGCTGTTCGCGCACGACGTGATCCACGGCTTCCGCACCATCTTCCCGGTGCCGCTGGCCGAGGCTTCGAGTTGGGACCCGGAAGCGGCGGAGCTCTCCGCCCGCATCGCTGCCGTCGAAGCCACCGCGCACGGCGTGCACTGGACCTACGCCCCGATGGTCGACATCGCCCGCGACCCGCGTTGGGGCCGCATTGTGGAGGGCTCGGGCGAAGACCCGTACCTCGGTGCGGTCATGGCTGCCGCCCGGGTGCGGGGCTTCCAGGGAACGGAATTGACTGCGCTCGACACCCTGCTGGCCTGCGCCAAGCACTTTGCCGCCTACGGTGCCGCCGAGGGCGGGCGCGACTACAATACGGTAGAGATCTCCGAGCGTGCATTGCGCGAGGTCTACTTCCCGCCCTTCCAGGCAGCGGCCGACGCGGGGGTGGCCACCTTTATGGCCTCGTTCAACGACATTGGCGGCGTCCCCGCCCACGCCAGCAGCTTCCTCTTCAACGACGTGCTGCGGGGCGAGTGGGGCTGGAACGGCCTTGTGGTGAGCGACTACACCGGCATTCAGGAGCTGATGGACCACGGCGTGGCGGCTTCGCTGCTCGACGCGGGCCTGCAAGGCATCCACGGGGGCGTCGATATCGACATGCTGAGCAAGGCCTACCTGCTCTTGCCCCACGCGATCGACGATGGCCGGATCGACACCCAGGTGATCGACGCTGCCGTGCGCCGCGTGCTCGAAGCCAAGTGGAAGCTCGGCCTGTTTGAAGACCCCTACCGCTACAGCGACATGGAGCGGCAGAAGGCCCTGACGCTGACGCCCGAGCACCGCGCTGCCGCCCGCGAAGTCGCACAAAAGTCGATCGTGCTGCTCAAAAACGACCGCAAGGTGCTGCCGTTGAGCAAGGACATCGCTTCCCTGGCCGTCATCGGGCCGTTGGCCGACGATGCGCACTCTGCGATTGGCAACTGGGCGGCAGCCGGTCGCCCCGAAGACGCCGTAACGGTGCTGGAAGGCATCCGCCGCGCGCTGCCCGATACGGAGATCCACTTTACCAAAGGGGCCGACGTGGCGACCGAAGACACCAGCGGCTTTGTGCGCGCGGTCGAGGCCGCGCGGGCGGCCGACGCCGTCGTGCTCGTGCTCGGTGAACACCGCGACATGAGCGCCGAGGCCAAGAGCCGCACTTCGCTCGACCTGCCCGGCGTCCAACGCGAGCTGGCCGAAGCGGTGCTGGAGACGGGCAAACCCGTCGTGGTCGTGCTCATGAACGGCCGCCCGCTGAGCATCGGCTGGCTCGACGAAAACATCCCGGCCATCGTCGAAAGCTGGTTCCTCGGGGTCGAAACAGGCAATGCCGTGGCCGACGTGCTCTTTGGCGACGTCAACCCCAGCGGCAAGCTGCCGATCACGTTCCCCCGCACGGTGGGCCAGGTGCCGATCTATTACAACCACCGCCAGACGGGGCGCCCCGCCGATGCGACGGACATGTATACTTCCAAGTATATCGACGCCCCGTGGACGCCCCTCTACGTATTTGGCCACGGCCTCAGCTATACTGAATTCGACTACGACCACCTGAGCGTGAGCAGCGAAAAGATCACGCCCGAGCAGCCGATCACGGTCGAGTTCGACGTGCGCAATACGGGCGACCGCGCGGGCGTCGAAGTCGTGCAGCTCTACATCCAGGATGTCGTGGGCACGACCGCCCGCCCGGTGCGTGAGCTGCGCCGTTTCGAGCGCGTGCCCCTCGAGCCTGGTGAGACCAAGCGCATCAGCTTTACCCTCCAGCCGGAAGACCTCGCCTGCCTCAGCCCGCAGCTGGAGTGGCGCGTGGAGCCCGGCCAATTCAAAGTCTATGTCGGCGGTAGCTCGGCGGCGGAGCTGAATCGCAGCTTCTCCGTGGAGCCCGCGACGACCGCTTCCACCCAACCCTAG